One stretch of Natronobacterium gregoryi SP2 DNA includes these proteins:
- a CDS encoding radical SAM protein, translating to MTDPEQLSVTIVDGYVDEPAHFGVPPYVSTYPRYTAGALIDAGVPRERLTYHTIDGLRDDPDRWRDVDEADLMIYLGGMTVPGKYVGGTPAEPDEVRKLAWTASGTSLMGGPVKFGVGDENAGATETERQDLDFDFVAKGDVEAAVFDLVENGLEGFNNRMRDIDEVSRWAQDGAFIVEQHPNHPDYLIAELETSRGCAYRCSFCTEPLYGNPDFRPPPTVVGEVDALSDYGVKHFRLGRQADILAYGGDGEAPNPDALKQLYSGIRTVASDLETLHLDNMNPITIVEWPEKSREGIRIIAEHNTPGDTAAFGLESADPVVQEENNLNVTTEECFEAVRIVNEEAGWRPGETPGDGPSFGDDAPRRLPKLLPGINLLHGLKGEREETFDRNRQFLQRVSDEGYMLRRVNIRQVMSFSGTDMSDTGAEIARDHKKLFKRYKREIREEIDNPMLGRVAPPGTVLPDVHLEYHQDGKTFGRQLGTYPLLVGIPGERELERTVDVAVVDHGFRSVTGVPYPLDVNRASMDELTAIPGIGDRTAGDIVVNRPYDSVADASTVESETGIDLSRLATAETVELADDD from the coding sequence GCCGTACGTCTCGACGTACCCACGGTACACCGCCGGGGCGTTGATCGACGCGGGCGTTCCCCGCGAACGACTCACCTACCACACGATCGACGGCCTGCGCGACGACCCCGACCGCTGGCGCGACGTCGACGAAGCCGACCTCATGATCTACCTGGGCGGGATGACCGTTCCCGGGAAGTACGTCGGCGGCACGCCGGCAGAACCCGACGAGGTCCGAAAACTCGCCTGGACGGCAAGCGGAACGAGCCTGATGGGTGGGCCCGTCAAGTTCGGCGTTGGCGACGAGAACGCAGGCGCTACAGAGACGGAACGCCAGGACCTCGACTTCGACTTCGTCGCCAAAGGCGATGTCGAAGCCGCCGTCTTCGACCTCGTCGAGAACGGCCTCGAGGGATTCAACAATCGAATGCGCGACATCGACGAGGTTTCGCGGTGGGCCCAGGACGGCGCATTCATCGTCGAACAACATCCCAATCACCCCGACTACCTCATCGCCGAACTCGAGACTTCCAGAGGTTGTGCCTACCGGTGTTCGTTCTGTACGGAGCCGCTCTATGGCAACCCCGACTTCCGGCCGCCGCCGACAGTCGTCGGCGAAGTCGACGCCCTCTCGGACTACGGCGTCAAACACTTCCGACTCGGCCGCCAGGCCGACATTCTCGCCTACGGCGGCGACGGCGAGGCCCCCAATCCCGACGCACTGAAGCAACTCTACAGTGGGATTCGCACAGTCGCATCCGACCTCGAGACACTCCACCTCGACAACATGAACCCGATCACCATCGTCGAGTGGCCGGAGAAGTCCCGCGAGGGAATCCGGATCATCGCCGAGCACAACACGCCCGGTGACACGGCCGCGTTCGGACTCGAGTCAGCAGACCCGGTCGTCCAGGAGGAGAACAACCTCAACGTCACGACCGAGGAGTGTTTCGAGGCAGTCCGGATCGTCAACGAGGAGGCGGGATGGCGTCCCGGTGAAACGCCAGGAGACGGTCCCTCGTTTGGCGACGACGCTCCGCGCCGACTCCCGAAGCTCCTGCCGGGGATCAACCTCCTCCATGGTCTCAAAGGCGAACGCGAAGAGACCTTCGACCGAAACCGCCAGTTCCTGCAACGCGTCTCCGACGAGGGGTACATGCTCCGGCGAGTCAACATCCGTCAGGTGATGTCGTTTTCGGGCACCGATATGTCCGACACCGGTGCCGAAATCGCCCGCGACCACAAAAAACTGTTCAAACGCTACAAACGAGAGATCCGCGAGGAAATCGACAACCCGATGCTCGGGCGCGTCGCACCGCCGGGTACCGTACTCCCGGACGTCCACCTCGAGTACCACCAGGATGGGAAGACGTTCGGTCGGCAACTGGGCACGTATCCACTGCTCGTCGGCATCCCGGGCGAGCGTGAACTCGAGCGAACGGTCGACGTCGCGGTCGTCGACCACGGTTTCCGCTCGGTCACTGGCGTCCCATATCCCCTGGACGTCAACCGGGCGTCGATGGACGAACTCACTGCAATTCCGGGCATCGGTGACCGGACGGCGGGCGACATCGTCGTCAACCGCCCGTACGATTCGGTGGCAGACGCCAGCACAGTCGAGTCCGAAACGGGTATCGACCTTTCACGGCTCGCGACGGCCGAGACCGTCGAACTGGCTGACGACGATTGA
- a CDS encoding TRAM domain-containing protein: MEISEKLLCLFSTEVSAEEDRYVIEVPRQEVETGDIDPEEVYRVALISRDEATDGSGETASTQPQSAPSEPQPPVDVGETRYVEIEDIGKQGDGIARVERGYVIIVPGADVGDRVKIEVTEVKSNFAVGEIIEETF; this comes from the coding sequence GTGGAAATATCTGAAAAACTCCTGTGTCTGTTCAGTACGGAAGTTTCGGCAGAGGAGGATCGGTACGTTATCGAAGTACCACGGCAGGAAGTGGAGACCGGCGACATCGATCCAGAGGAAGTGTACCGGGTCGCACTCATCTCGCGTGACGAGGCAACCGACGGTAGCGGAGAGACCGCCTCGACACAGCCACAGAGTGCACCATCCGAGCCGCAACCTCCGGTCGACGTCGGCGAAACGCGCTACGTCGAGATCGAAGACATCGGCAAGCAAGGCGACGGAATCGCCCGCGTCGAACGTGGCTACGTCATCATCGTTCCGGGTGCCGATGTCGGCGACCGGGTCAAGATCGAAGTCACCGAAGTCAAGTCGAACTTCGCAGTCGGCGAAATCATCGAGGAAACGTTCTAG
- a CDS encoding heptaprenylglyceryl phosphate synthase, giving the protein MNVDWSRISHITKVDPAKSLPDDLEVLEGTDLIIVGGSDGVTAENTLETVEAVGDAYPDRPVWQEPYSADHVSTDTIEAVDHVSVPAVYNGNRKHFVGKHVELFTEVGQKPEELFGSSLPVVGNFVASKGASVVSTLTEKVVGEGYVVQHLESEAANVAGVDSKYTPEQVAGAALATESFYGFPVFYVEYSGTYGGPADVEAASTYLSETTLLYGGGIDSAEKATEILEAGADAIVVGDCFHEDPERFRETIPA; this is encoded by the coding sequence ATGAACGTCGACTGGAGTCGGATTAGCCACATTACGAAGGTCGATCCCGCCAAATCACTTCCAGACGACCTCGAGGTACTCGAGGGAACCGACTTGATCATCGTCGGTGGCTCGGACGGCGTCACGGCCGAGAATACGCTCGAAACGGTCGAAGCGGTCGGTGACGCATATCCCGACCGCCCCGTCTGGCAGGAACCGTACAGCGCCGATCACGTCTCGACCGACACGATCGAAGCAGTCGACCACGTCTCCGTTCCGGCGGTCTACAACGGCAACCGGAAACACTTCGTCGGCAAGCACGTCGAACTCTTCACCGAAGTCGGGCAGAAGCCGGAAGAACTGTTCGGGTCGAGTCTGCCGGTCGTCGGCAACTTCGTCGCGTCGAAAGGTGCGTCTGTCGTCTCGACGCTTACCGAGAAAGTGGTCGGCGAGGGCTACGTGGTCCAGCATCTCGAGTCCGAGGCTGCAAACGTCGCCGGCGTCGACAGCAAGTATACGCCGGAGCAGGTCGCCGGTGCTGCACTCGCAACCGAGTCGTTCTATGGCTTTCCCGTCTTCTACGTCGAGTACTCGGGAACCTACGGTGGACCGGCGGACGTCGAGGCTGCGTCGACGTATCTCTCGGAGACGACGCTGCTGTACGGCGGCGGTATCGACAGCGCCGAGAAAGCGACAGAAATCCTCGAGGCCGGAGCGGACGCGATCGTCGTCGGTGACTGTTTCCACGAGGACCCCGAGCGGTTCAGAGAGACGATTCCAGCCTGA
- a CDS encoding DUF7123 family protein, protein MSTSATPSTQHQSTKAQRLVEYFKDELERQSGDLYVKGKFIADDVDLSPKEIGALMVQLQDSVEELEIEKWSYTSATTWRVSKPN, encoded by the coding sequence ATGAGCACAAGCGCAACTCCGTCCACCCAGCACCAGTCAACGAAGGCACAGCGACTCGTTGAGTACTTCAAAGACGAACTCGAGCGCCAGTCGGGAGACCTCTACGTCAAAGGCAAGTTCATCGCCGACGACGTAGACCTCTCCCCCAAGGAGATCGGTGCGTTGATGGTACAGCTCCAAGACTCCGTCGAGGAGTTAGAAATTGAGAAGTGGTCGTACACGTCTGCAACCACCTGGCGCGTCTCCAAACCGAACTGA
- a CDS encoding SDR family NAD(P)-dependent oxidoreductase produces MDEPDLSRQTALVTGSAKGLGRELLLAAADCGAKTAVHYHTSADAAHEVADEADERGAEDVMTVQGDVTEPESVDELFAAVESELGTVDVLVNNVGDFAPTHWEELTFEDWRRVFETNLDGTYLCSRRALSAMRENGYGRIVNVGYASAEKGLVSPKNFPYFAAKAGVLMFTRMLAADTQDDGITVNAISPYVVENSDEFPDQLPRGRPAQYEDLIQPLYFFLDPETGYVSGENVEVDGGWLPESV; encoded by the coding sequence ATGGACGAACCCGATCTCTCGAGACAGACGGCGCTCGTGACCGGGAGTGCGAAAGGTCTCGGTCGCGAACTCCTCCTCGCAGCGGCCGACTGTGGAGCGAAGACGGCCGTTCACTACCACACGAGCGCCGATGCCGCCCACGAGGTCGCCGACGAGGCGGACGAGCGCGGAGCCGAGGACGTGATGACCGTTCAGGGCGACGTAACCGAACCCGAGAGTGTCGATGAGTTGTTTGCCGCAGTCGAGTCGGAGCTCGGTACCGTCGACGTTCTCGTCAACAACGTTGGCGACTTCGCGCCGACACACTGGGAGGAACTCACGTTCGAAGACTGGAGGCGTGTCTTCGAGACTAATCTCGACGGAACCTACCTCTGCTCGAGGCGAGCCCTCTCGGCGATGCGCGAGAACGGCTACGGCCGGATCGTCAACGTCGGCTACGCCTCTGCGGAGAAGGGACTGGTGAGCCCGAAGAATTTCCCTTATTTCGCCGCGAAAGCGGGTGTCCTGATGTTCACGCGGATGCTCGCGGCCGACACGCAGGACGACGGTATCACTGTCAACGCTATCTCCCCGTACGTGGTCGAAAACTCCGACGAATTCCCCGACCAACTGCCACGGGGACGACCTGCACAGTACGAGGACCTGATTCAGCCGCTGTACTTCTTCCTCGATCCAGAGACCGGATACGTCAGCGGCGAGAACGTCGAGGTCGACGGCGGCTGGCTGCCCGAATCGGTGTAG
- a CDS encoding universal stress protein has translation MYDDVLIPTDGSDDTRRSIEHGLALAAQFDATVHTVAVVPEGPLGTLEDESAVSAAQRAAEYVAFEAKKRDVDVVTAVEQGVPHEIILKYTDEQGIDAIVMGTQGRTGLDRVLVGSVTERVVRMAETPVVTVRLTDEIRIDDEAEAERLAREALADRGDDGETPVADDLHQISGTWLVPFETDTGTLRARVDGVTGAVALESVE, from the coding sequence ATGTACGACGACGTCCTCATCCCGACCGATGGGAGCGACGATACGCGTCGCTCGATCGAACACGGACTGGCACTTGCAGCACAGTTCGACGCGACGGTGCATACGGTGGCGGTCGTTCCAGAGGGGCCGCTCGGTACTCTCGAGGACGAGTCGGCGGTCTCGGCAGCACAGCGGGCGGCCGAATACGTCGCGTTCGAAGCCAAAAAGCGAGACGTCGACGTCGTGACGGCGGTCGAACAAGGCGTTCCACACGAGATCATCCTCAAGTACACCGACGAACAGGGGATCGACGCAATCGTAATGGGGACCCAGGGCCGGACCGGCCTCGACCGGGTTCTCGTTGGGAGCGTGACGGAACGGGTCGTTCGGATGGCCGAGACGCCCGTCGTGACGGTGCGACTGACCGACGAGATCCGTATCGACGACGAGGCCGAGGCAGAACGCCTCGCTCGCGAAGCGCTCGCCGACCGTGGCGACGACGGGGAGACTCCGGTCGCCGACGACCTCCACCAGATCAGTGGTACCTGGCTCGTTCCGTTCGAGACCGACACCGGGACGCTCCGTGCTCGCGTAGACGGCGTCACGGGAGCCGTGGCGCTCGAGTCCGTCGAATAA
- a CDS encoding IS1595 family transposase encodes MIPLDVFGSESVATDLLEQVRWRNGVTCPRCRSDLTVKNGSYGHFQRYLCKNCDRTFNDKTGTIFAHSKVALRKWLFSIYAFLRFNTSLRQLQIEIDVQYKTIYQRVERFTKALDAPSLDLVGPVEIDEVYVSAGLKGRERDQESRSRGLSTRGRGTYEQDKPPVFTIVDRGTGDRYVIPAKSADESTIRLLLENRQKEPLTVYTDGFRAYDPLAEDDAFDREYVVHGDGEYANENVHVNTCESHGSLLRPWLSPHRGISKDKLTQYLRAFQLRRKLLRKPGREALKHAIKATL; translated from the coding sequence ATGATCCCGCTAGATGTGTTTGGGTCGGAATCGGTCGCAACGGACCTGTTAGAGCAGGTTCGCTGGCGTAACGGTGTTACTTGCCCTCGCTGCCGTTCTGACCTGACGGTCAAGAACGGCAGCTATGGGCACTTTCAGCGCTATCTCTGTAAGAATTGCGACCGCACGTTCAACGACAAGACCGGCACAATCTTCGCCCATTCGAAAGTCGCACTCAGAAAGTGGCTGTTCTCGATTTACGCGTTTCTCCGGTTTAACACGAGTCTTCGTCAACTTCAGATAGAGATCGACGTCCAGTACAAAACGATATATCAGCGCGTCGAGCGCTTCACGAAGGCGCTTGATGCACCTTCGCTTGACCTTGTCGGACCGGTCGAAATCGATGAAGTCTACGTTTCTGCAGGGCTGAAAGGCCGCGAGCGCGACCAAGAGTCGCGCTCGCGTGGCCTGTCCACGCGTGGGCGAGGAACGTACGAGCAGGACAAACCGCCGGTGTTCACGATCGTCGATCGTGGCACCGGCGACCGATACGTGATCCCAGCGAAATCAGCCGACGAATCGACGATTCGGCTCCTTCTCGAAAACCGTCAGAAGGAGCCACTGACCGTCTACACTGACGGATTTCGTGCCTACGATCCACTGGCCGAGGACGACGCATTCGACCGCGAATACGTCGTCCACGGCGACGGCGAATACGCCAACGAAAACGTACACGTCAACACCTGCGAGAGCCACGGATCGCTGCTGCGACCGTGGCTCTCGCCTCATCGAGGCATCTCAAAAGACAAGCTCACACAGTATCTCCGAGCGTTCCAACTTCGACGAAAGCTACTGCGGAAACCAGGGAGAGAAGCGCTCAAACACGCTATCAAAGCGACGCTATGA
- a CDS encoding acetyl-CoA carboxylase biotin carboxylase subunit, translating into MFRKVLVANRGEIAVRVMRACEELNISTVAIYSEADKNSGHVRYADEAYNVGPARAADSYLDHEAVLEAARKADVDAIHPGYGFLAENAEFASKVEGAEGITWIGPSSDAMEALGEKTKARTIMDEADVPIVPGTTDPVTDPEAVEEFGEKYGYPIAIKAEGGGGGRGMKVVRSEDEVEDQLESAKREGEAYFDNDSVYLERYLENPRHIEVQILADEHGNVRHLGERDCSLQRRHQKVIEEGPSAALTDELREEIGEAARRGVATADYTNAGTVEFLVEESPGRDGPLGPDTNFYFLEVNTRIQVEHTVTEEITGYDIVKRQIRIAAGEEIDFDQADVEFDGHAIEFRINAENAANDFAPATGGTLETYDPPGGIGVRLADALRQGDELVTDYDSMIAKLIVWGEDRNECLERSLRALREYEIEGIPTIIPFHRLMLTDEEFVASTHTTKYLDEEMDHSRIENAQQQWGSDTTSESDNEDTVEREFTVEVNGKRFEVELEEHGAPAIPAGDIDASGGGQAGPPQPAGGDSTSGADVAGDGETVDAEMQGTILDVEVEEGDEVASGDVLVVLEAMKMENDIVASRGGTVTEIAVEEDQSVDMGDVLVVLE; encoded by the coding sequence ATGTTTCGGAAGGTCTTGGTGGCGAATCGCGGAGAGATCGCCGTCAGAGTGATGCGAGCGTGTGAGGAGCTAAACATCAGTACCGTCGCAATCTACTCCGAGGCGGACAAGAATTCGGGCCACGTCCGGTACGCCGACGAGGCGTACAACGTCGGACCCGCTCGCGCGGCGGACTCGTATCTCGACCACGAGGCAGTTCTCGAGGCCGCACGAAAGGCCGACGTCGACGCGATTCACCCCGGCTATGGCTTCCTCGCGGAGAACGCCGAGTTCGCGAGCAAGGTCGAAGGAGCCGAGGGGATCACCTGGATCGGCCCCTCGAGCGACGCCATGGAAGCACTCGGTGAGAAGACCAAGGCCCGCACGATCATGGACGAGGCCGACGTGCCGATCGTTCCCGGCACGACCGATCCCGTCACCGACCCCGAAGCGGTCGAAGAGTTCGGCGAGAAATACGGTTATCCGATCGCGATCAAGGCCGAAGGCGGCGGTGGCGGCCGTGGCATGAAAGTCGTCCGGTCGGAAGACGAAGTCGAGGATCAACTCGAGAGCGCCAAACGAGAGGGCGAGGCCTACTTCGACAACGACTCGGTCTACCTCGAACGGTACCTCGAGAACCCACGACACATCGAGGTCCAGATCCTCGCGGACGAACACGGCAACGTCCGCCACCTCGGCGAGCGTGACTGCTCGCTGCAGCGTCGCCACCAGAAGGTAATCGAGGAAGGCCCCTCCGCTGCACTCACGGACGAACTCCGCGAGGAGATCGGTGAGGCCGCCCGTCGGGGCGTCGCCACAGCAGACTACACCAACGCCGGCACCGTCGAGTTCCTCGTCGAGGAATCACCCGGTCGAGACGGCCCGCTCGGTCCGGACACGAACTTCTACTTCCTCGAGGTCAACACCCGCATCCAGGTCGAACACACCGTTACCGAGGAGATCACGGGCTACGATATCGTCAAGCGCCAGATTCGGATTGCGGCGGGCGAGGAGATCGACTTCGACCAAGCCGACGTCGAGTTCGACGGGCACGCGATCGAGTTCCGGATCAACGCCGAAAACGCAGCCAACGACTTCGCACCCGCGACCGGCGGGACACTGGAGACCTACGACCCGCCTGGTGGGATCGGCGTCCGACTCGCCGACGCACTCCGGCAGGGTGACGAACTCGTCACCGACTACGACTCGATGATCGCGAAACTGATCGTCTGGGGCGAAGACCGCAACGAGTGTCTCGAGCGATCGCTGCGTGCGCTGCGGGAGTACGAAATCGAGGGAATCCCGACGATCATCCCGTTCCACCGACTGATGTTGACCGATGAGGAGTTCGTCGCGAGCACGCACACGACGAAGTATCTCGACGAAGAGATGGATCACAGTCGCATCGAGAACGCCCAACAGCAGTGGGGCAGTGATACCACGAGCGAAAGTGACAACGAAGACACAGTCGAACGCGAGTTTACCGTCGAAGTAAACGGCAAACGGTTCGAGGTCGAACTCGAGGAACACGGAGCCCCGGCGATTCCGGCCGGTGACATCGACGCCAGCGGTGGCGGCCAGGCTGGTCCACCACAGCCAGCTGGCGGCGACAGCACCAGCGGTGCCGACGTCGCCGGTGACGGCGAAACTGTAGACGCAGAGATGCAGGGAACCATCCTCGACGTCGAAGTCGAAGAAGGAGACGAAGTTGCGTCCGGCGACGTACTGGTCGTTCTCGAGGCGATGAAGATGGAAAACGACATCGTCGCCTCGAGAGGCGGCACCGTCACCGAGATAGCCGTCGAGGAGGATCAAAGCGTCGACATGGGCGACGTACTCGTCGTCCTCGAGTAG
- a CDS encoding acyl-CoA carboxylase subunit beta: MEDRIDELEGLREEARLGGGEERIERQHEKGKMTARERIDYFLDDGTFTEFDQLRTHQTSQFGMEEKKIPGDGVVTGYGEVDGRTVFVFAHDFTVFGGSLGEVFAEKICKVMDMAMEVGAPIVGLNDSAGARIQEGVKSLAGFTEIFRRNQEASGVVPQISSIMGPCAGGAVYSPSITDFIFMVKDTSHMYITGPGVTETVTGEEVTHEELGGAMTHANKTGVAQFACESEEQALDDIKRLLSYLPQNNVEDPPRVEPWDDPDRRDEQLNDIVPPSPQKPYDMVDVIDSVADEGSFFEVAENFAQELVVGFARLDGRSVGIVANQPRVNAGTLTVDSSMKGSRFVRFCDSFNIPIVTFVDVPGYMPGTDQEHRGIIRHGAKLLYAYAEATVPLLTVITRKAYGGAYCVMASKNLGADVNYAWPTAEIAVMGPQGAVNILYRDELAEADDPDALRDELIEEYREEFANPYTATDKGFLDDVIVPTETRPRLIDDLEMLETKREQNPDKKHGNIPL, from the coding sequence ATGGAAGACCGCATCGACGAACTCGAGGGACTCCGCGAAGAGGCCCGTCTCGGCGGCGGAGAAGAGCGCATCGAGAGACAACACGAGAAGGGCAAGATGACTGCCCGGGAGCGAATCGACTACTTCCTCGACGACGGCACCTTTACCGAGTTCGACCAGCTCCGCACTCACCAGACGAGCCAGTTCGGGATGGAAGAGAAGAAGATTCCCGGTGACGGCGTCGTGACCGGCTACGGGGAGGTCGACGGTCGGACGGTGTTTGTCTTCGCACACGACTTTACCGTCTTCGGTGGCTCGCTCGGTGAAGTGTTCGCAGAGAAAATCTGCAAGGTCATGGACATGGCGATGGAGGTCGGTGCACCTATCGTCGGGCTGAACGACTCCGCCGGTGCCCGCATCCAGGAGGGCGTCAAGAGTCTGGCCGGCTTTACCGAGATTTTCCGCCGGAACCAGGAGGCAAGCGGCGTCGTTCCCCAGATCTCGTCGATCATGGGGCCGTGTGCCGGCGGCGCGGTCTACTCGCCGTCGATTACCGACTTCATTTTCATGGTGAAAGACACGAGCCACATGTACATCACCGGGCCGGGCGTCACCGAGACGGTGACCGGCGAGGAGGTCACTCACGAAGAGTTGGGTGGTGCGATGACTCACGCGAACAAGACCGGCGTCGCCCAGTTCGCCTGCGAGAGCGAAGAGCAGGCCCTAGACGACATCAAGCGGCTTCTCTCGTATCTCCCGCAGAACAACGTCGAGGACCCGCCACGCGTCGAACCCTGGGACGATCCGGACCGTCGAGACGAGCAACTCAACGACATCGTCCCACCGAGTCCGCAGAAACCCTACGACATGGTCGACGTCATCGACAGCGTCGCCGACGAAGGCTCGTTCTTCGAAGTCGCCGAGAACTTCGCACAGGAACTCGTCGTCGGCTTCGCTCGCCTCGACGGCCGCTCGGTCGGTATCGTCGCCAACCAGCCACGCGTCAACGCCGGCACGCTCACCGTCGACTCCTCGATGAAGGGCTCGCGGTTCGTCCGCTTCTGTGACTCCTTTAACATCCCGATTGTCACCTTCGTCGACGTTCCCGGCTACATGCCCGGTACCGACCAGGAACACCGCGGCATCATCCGCCACGGCGCGAAACTCCTCTACGCGTACGCTGAGGCGACCGTCCCACTGTTGACCGTCATCACACGGAAAGCCTACGGCGGTGCCTACTGCGTCATGGCTTCGAAGAACCTCGGTGCCGACGTCAACTACGCGTGGCCGACAGCCGAGATTGCCGTCATGGGGCCACAGGGAGCCGTCAACATCCTCTACCGGGACGAACTCGCAGAGGCAGACGACCCCGACGCCCTGCGAGACGAACTCATCGAGGAGTACCGCGAGGAGTTCGCAAACCCCTACACGGCGACGGACAAAGGCTTCCTCGACGACGTCATCGTTCCCACAGAGACCCGTCCACGACTGATCGACGACCTCGAGATGCTCGAGACGAAACGCGAACAGAACCCGGACAAGAAACACGGCAACATCCCGCTGTGA
- a CDS encoding sodium-dependent transporter, which produces MAQRESWATRTGFILAAVGSAVGLGNIWRFPFATADGGGAAFLVMYLAFIALIGFPAILAEFVIGRKAERNPVGALVAYGGNAWKYVGGIFVLIGVVLLSYYSVIAGWFIRYFLEGFRGSYASHLTSYNGDAQAMFFDISFGMESVILHTVFMALTIGIVALGIRQGIELAVKVMVPALIVLLVGLAVWAFTLEGAGAGYSYYLSPEVGAITANWTELLPAAAGQAFFTLSLGMGVMITYASYLREDRNLAKDGVTIIGFDTGIAFLAGLVVFPVFFAGDIQPDEGGPLTIFVGMTEAFANITGGQILGLVFFGTVVIGALSSAISLLEVVTSYAIDEKGIERWKAATGVGVLIYLIGLPVTYDIIFLEVYDGFIDAVLLVFGALMVMVLVGWVAPKAAVDELEKGIGDLGTTAQAWVWAIRVPIIIVLVVSLYLGIVEYLDVLEAFSEWLSGN; this is translated from the coding sequence ATGGCACAACGTGAGTCATGGGCAACGAGAACAGGGTTCATACTGGCTGCCGTCGGCAGCGCAGTCGGACTGGGGAATATCTGGCGCTTCCCGTTCGCAACGGCCGATGGAGGCGGTGCAGCGTTTCTGGTCATGTATCTGGCGTTCATCGCACTCATCGGTTTCCCGGCGATCCTGGCAGAGTTCGTTATCGGCCGAAAAGCCGAGCGGAATCCGGTTGGTGCACTGGTCGCGTACGGAGGTAACGCCTGGAAGTACGTCGGTGGCATCTTCGTCCTCATCGGCGTCGTGCTCCTGTCGTACTACAGTGTCATCGCCGGCTGGTTCATCCGCTACTTCCTCGAAGGATTCCGCGGAAGCTACGCGTCCCACCTCACCAGCTACAACGGTGACGCCCAGGCCATGTTCTTCGACATCTCGTTCGGGATGGAGTCGGTGATACTCCACACGGTCTTCATGGCGTTGACCATCGGAATCGTCGCGCTCGGCATCCGGCAGGGGATCGAACTCGCCGTGAAGGTCATGGTGCCAGCTCTCATCGTCCTCCTCGTGGGCCTTGCAGTCTGGGCGTTCACACTCGAGGGTGCAGGCGCTGGCTACTCGTACTACCTTTCCCCGGAGGTCGGCGCGATCACCGCCAACTGGACCGAACTGCTTCCGGCCGCTGCTGGACAAGCGTTCTTCACGCTCTCGCTCGGGATGGGTGTGATGATCACCTACGCCTCGTATCTCAGAGAAGACCGCAACCTGGCTAAAGACGGCGTGACGATCATCGGCTTCGACACCGGGATCGCGTTCCTCGCCGGACTCGTCGTCTTCCCCGTCTTCTTCGCTGGAGACATCCAGCCCGACGAGGGCGGACCGCTCACGATCTTCGTCGGAATGACCGAAGCGTTCGCCAACATCACCGGCGGGCAAATCCTCGGTCTCGTCTTCTTCGGCACCGTGGTCATCGGCGCACTCTCGAGTGCCATCTCGCTGCTCGAGGTCGTCACGTCCTACGCGATCGACGAGAAAGGCATCGAACGGTGGAAAGCCGCGACCGGCGTAGGCGTGTTGATCTACCTGATCGGGCTGCCAGTGACGTACGACATCATCTTCCTCGAGGTGTACGACGGCTTCATCGACGCCGTCCTGCTGGTCTTCGGTGCGCTGATGGTGATGGTCCTCGTCGGCTGGGTCGCGCCGAAAGCAGCCGTCGACGAACTCGAGAAAGGGATCGGGGACCTCGGAACGACCGCCCAGGCATGGGTGTGGGCGATCCGCGTGCCGATCATCATCGTGCTGGTCGTCTCGCTGTACCTCGGAATCGTCGAGTACCTCGACGTTCTCGAGGCCTTCTCGGAGTGGCTGAGTGGAAACTGA
- a CDS encoding molybdopterin-dependent oxidoreductase translates to MTHHDADSRPSLVAPIQLVGEKSATLDGETLDELPVEERTIEVVCSTGDRYTDRWKGVPFFELLETEAATTASFPPETTHFLVESEDGQRGCIAIEDTFDALLAFGRNGQPLPEAAGYTSRFVAPDVLGPRTVKNVASIEGKKLDPGEDPESYERLLEMEGTDDESEDTAEVEPT, encoded by the coding sequence ATGACACACCACGACGCCGACTCGCGACCGTCGCTCGTCGCTCCCATCCAGTTGGTCGGAGAGAAGTCTGCAACGCTAGACGGCGAAACGCTCGACGAACTCCCCGTCGAAGAGCGAACGATCGAGGTCGTCTGCTCTACCGGCGACCGCTACACCGATCGCTGGAAAGGTGTTCCGTTCTTCGAACTGCTCGAGACCGAAGCGGCGACGACAGCCTCGTTCCCGCCCGAAACGACCCATTTCCTGGTCGAATCGGAAGACGGCCAACGCGGCTGTATCGCCATCGAGGATACGTTCGACGCACTGCTCGCGTTCGGACGGAACGGACAGCCGCTACCGGAGGCAGCAGGGTATACGTCGCGGTTCGTCGCACCAGACGTCCTCGGTCCGCGAACGGTCAAGAACGTCGCTTCTATCGAGGGAAAGAAACTCGACCCCGGGGAAGATCCCGAATCCTACGAGCGGTTGCTCGAGATGGAGGGGACAGACGATGAAAGCGAAGACACGGCGGAAGTAGAGCCGACGTGA